From Luteolibacter arcticus, one genomic window encodes:
- a CDS encoding zinc-dependent metalloprotease family protein, producing MRFTPIAFALQAVCPLAAQVIVSSPAAITHHVQIQPIRVKKTNGVAATTFGTGTTETYIKDQINRVWAQVGVQITWLPMVDYTNNFAYDGAPTSYATTVRPDTHLEEIVDSAGVPPKSGNAIVLNLFFVEVVPGFAQRNDNTANGLAFVDSNGITMHVGTELLTWQAGRDVVASVAAHEIGHNLGLIHAEGQPTNLMSSNGTEDRLTSAQKTTIFANRSGTDSYEFLQQAATSSHYQQWAATHAVTGGPEDDQDKDGIVNVIEFMLGLNPKVFSKLPTPVVGANGLTWTLAKNANALADGLVYRVESGSGETWLTAGTAGSGSTVVQNNATSLVVRLNSGGGRRFMRMNVDVPMALSSGAAAAAFYPPEEEPAPRVVSDCGHAGCGIHTVAP from the coding sequence ATGCGTTTCACCCCCATCGCTTTCGCCCTTCAAGCCGTTTGCCCGCTGGCAGCCCAAGTGATCGTCTCCTCTCCCGCGGCGATCACCCATCATGTGCAGATCCAACCGATCCGCGTGAAGAAAACCAACGGGGTCGCCGCGACCACGTTCGGAACGGGGACCACGGAGACCTACATCAAGGACCAGATCAACCGCGTCTGGGCGCAGGTCGGCGTGCAGATCACGTGGCTGCCGATGGTGGATTACACGAACAACTTCGCCTACGATGGCGCTCCCACCAGCTACGCCACGACTGTCCGGCCGGACACGCATCTGGAAGAGATCGTGGATAGCGCGGGGGTGCCGCCGAAGAGCGGGAATGCAATCGTGCTGAATCTTTTCTTCGTGGAGGTCGTGCCGGGCTTTGCCCAAAGAAACGACAATACGGCCAACGGTCTCGCCTTCGTGGATTCCAATGGGATCACGATGCACGTGGGCACCGAGCTGCTGACCTGGCAGGCCGGGCGGGACGTGGTCGCCTCGGTGGCCGCGCATGAGATCGGCCACAATCTGGGGCTGATCCACGCAGAGGGTCAGCCCACCAATCTGATGAGTTCGAACGGGACCGAGGATCGGCTCACAAGTGCGCAGAAGACGACGATTTTCGCCAACAGGTCCGGCACCGACAGCTATGAATTCCTCCAGCAAGCGGCGACGAGCAGTCACTACCAGCAATGGGCGGCGACTCACGCGGTGACCGGCGGGCCAGAGGATGATCAGGACAAGGACGGCATTGTAAACGTGATCGAATTCATGCTGGGACTGAATCCCAAGGTTTTCAGCAAGCTGCCCACGCCGGTCGTGGGAGCCAATGGACTCACGTGGACCCTGGCGAAGAATGCCAACGCGCTGGCGGATGGGCTCGTCTATCGCGTAGAGAGCGGCAGCGGCGAGACGTGGCTGACTGCCGGAACCGCCGGCAGCGGAAGTACGGTGGTGCAGAACAATGCGACCTCACTGGTGGTGCGCCTGAATTCGGGCGGCGGCCGGCGCTTCATGCGGATGAATGTGGATGTGCCGATGGCGCTGAGTTCGGGTGCGGCCGCGGCGGCGTTCTATCCGCCAGAGGAAGAGCCTGCTCCGCGGGTGGTCTCGGATTGCGGGCACGCGGGCTGCGGGATCCACACGGTGGCACCGTAG
- a CDS encoding DUF1501 domain-containing protein, with translation MKAHNASRRRFLGQASCSAVSSIPLLNTLLNLRLASSIANAAPPVAGEYRAIVCLFLSGGNDSFNLLSPYSGPSSTHANSRTEYVNSRGNLALPLTGLREIHPTNTPGRTFAVHPSMPNLAARFEAGDAAFVANVGTLIEPVFNRGEVIAASKRLPLGLYSHSDQIEQWQTSVPQSRTGIGWAGRMMDLIKDINPGQAVSMNISVDGSNVFQSGVTGAEYAVNAGYNDGSGGGATPLTGYNAGYDVNSTFTNAASTAVDSMLAQQYSHLLQDTFQKKRRVAQDAYAMYAAATAPSLPPAATFTNGNPLSRQLRQVAKAIMGRGQLQAVRQTFFVQLGGWDHHSETLASQLSMLAGVDQAIGEFWRALVELQIQDQVVLFTASDFGRTLTSNDRGSDHAWGGNHFVLGGSVGGRKIYGQYPSLALNPDSGTEINPLDTGRGRLIPTTSCDEYFAELALWLGVPPSSLHLVLPNAGNFFTPGATGPLGFLA, from the coding sequence ATGAAAGCCCACAATGCTTCGCGCCGCCGCTTCCTCGGCCAAGCCAGTTGCTCCGCCGTCAGCTCGATCCCGCTGCTGAATACGCTGCTGAATCTGCGTCTCGCCAGCTCGATCGCGAATGCGGCACCGCCCGTTGCCGGCGAGTATCGCGCCATCGTTTGCCTGTTTCTCAGCGGCGGGAACGACAGCTTCAATCTGCTCTCCCCCTACAGCGGCCCGTCCTCCACCCACGCGAACTCGCGCACGGAGTATGTGAATAGCCGGGGCAATCTCGCGCTCCCGCTGACGGGCCTTCGCGAAATCCACCCGACCAATACACCGGGCCGCACCTTCGCCGTGCATCCGTCGATGCCAAATCTGGCCGCGCGCTTCGAGGCCGGCGATGCCGCCTTCGTCGCCAACGTGGGCACCTTGATCGAGCCGGTCTTCAACCGCGGCGAGGTCATCGCCGCATCGAAGCGGCTGCCACTCGGCCTCTACTCCCACTCTGACCAGATCGAGCAGTGGCAGACCAGCGTCCCGCAGAGCCGCACCGGCATCGGCTGGGCCGGCCGCATGATGGACCTTATCAAGGACATCAATCCCGGCCAGGCGGTCTCGATGAATATCTCCGTGGACGGCAGCAATGTCTTCCAGAGCGGCGTGACCGGCGCGGAATACGCGGTCAACGCGGGCTACAACGATGGCTCCGGCGGCGGTGCCACCCCGCTCACCGGCTACAACGCTGGCTACGACGTCAATAGTACTTTCACCAACGCCGCCAGCACCGCGGTCGATAGCATGCTGGCCCAGCAGTATAGCCACCTGCTGCAGGACACTTTCCAGAAGAAGCGGCGCGTGGCGCAGGATGCCTACGCCATGTATGCCGCCGCCACGGCACCATCGCTGCCGCCCGCGGCCACCTTTACCAATGGCAATCCGCTCAGCCGCCAACTCCGCCAGGTGGCAAAGGCCATCATGGGTCGCGGCCAGCTCCAGGCGGTCCGCCAGACCTTCTTCGTCCAGCTCGGCGGCTGGGACCACCACAGTGAAACCCTGGCATCGCAGCTCAGCATGCTGGCGGGTGTGGACCAGGCCATCGGCGAGTTCTGGCGGGCACTCGTCGAGCTTCAGATCCAGGACCAAGTCGTGCTCTTCACCGCCTCCGATTTCGGCCGCACGCTGACCAGCAATGACCGAGGATCCGACCATGCGTGGGGCGGCAATCACTTCGTGCTCGGTGGCAGCGTCGGCGGCAGAAAGATCTACGGCCAGTATCCCAGCCTCGCCCTCAATCCCGACAGCGGCACGGAGATCAACCCACTCGATACCGGCCGCGGCCGCCTGATCCCGACAACGAGTTGCGATGAATACTTCGCCGAACTCGCCCTATGGCTCGGCGTGCCACCTTCGAGCCTGCATCTGGTCCTGCCGAATGCCGGGAACTTCTTCACGCCCGGTGCCACCGGACCGCTCGGCTTCCTCGCGTAG
- a CDS encoding ATP-binding protein produces MSLPSWATEIVARYESGAAGQFILHGNVADRMLLRLPEGPKLGRLTDYLLDVLLPRFQVVLSYDPGFGLRVERGKETFADWPALKEIGELPSLPLPAIRAIARFLQYARNLRAVGAKPVTVAVVLRDAQLYVPVLPQTMNHELSAIASLIRSWGGDTTLAAHGQAVFLVADRIHSLHPLVATNPRAAEIELPLPDTAELAGAMQVLAPECPKALPADADFPRIAARLAGTSIAALEAFLRRRNHAGTPLVDADLGELRKALVERDAGELIDFIEPDRNLEDVIGLEGVKTRLRQDLLLWKQDEVAALPMGYLFCGPVGTGKTYLAECLAGEAGVPVVTLRNFRDRWVGSTEANLEKIFALLHALGRCIVFIDEADQALGRRASGSGDSGVSSRVYSMLAAEMSDTRNRGKILWVLASSRPDLIEVDLKRPGRIDVKVPIFPTATAEEGMVLLGALCKRRGIPLDDAAKTALLPLVPPWLTPGAAEALAVKAYRLTKTGTPSPQEALRACLQGYLPPVDPLIIKAQMRLAAEEATDAEFVPAEVRRYLDAT; encoded by the coding sequence ATGTCTCTTCCGTCCTGGGCCACCGAGATCGTCGCGCGCTATGAAAGCGGCGCGGCGGGGCAATTCATCCTCCACGGCAATGTCGCCGACCGCATGCTGTTGCGCCTGCCGGAGGGACCGAAGCTCGGGCGGCTCACGGACTATTTGTTAGACGTGCTGTTGCCGCGCTTCCAAGTGGTGCTGAGCTACGATCCCGGCTTCGGGCTGCGCGTCGAGCGGGGGAAGGAGACCTTTGCCGATTGGCCGGCCTTGAAAGAGATCGGCGAGTTGCCATCGCTGCCGCTGCCCGCGATCCGGGCGATTGCCCGCTTTCTCCAGTATGCCCGCAATCTGCGCGCGGTGGGAGCCAAGCCGGTGACCGTGGCGGTGGTGCTGCGGGATGCCCAGCTCTACGTGCCGGTGCTGCCGCAGACGATGAACCATGAGCTGAGCGCGATCGCCTCGCTGATCCGCTCGTGGGGTGGTGACACGACCTTGGCGGCGCATGGGCAGGCGGTGTTCCTGGTGGCGGACCGGATTCACAGCCTCCACCCGCTGGTCGCCACGAATCCGCGGGCGGCGGAGATTGAACTGCCGCTGCCGGATACCGCCGAGCTGGCGGGCGCCATGCAGGTGCTGGCCCCCGAGTGCCCGAAAGCATTGCCGGCGGATGCGGATTTCCCACGTATCGCCGCGCGGCTGGCGGGGACATCGATCGCGGCGCTGGAGGCTTTCCTGCGCCGTCGCAATCACGCCGGTACGCCCTTGGTGGATGCGGATCTCGGGGAGCTGCGGAAAGCCTTGGTCGAACGCGATGCAGGCGAGCTGATCGACTTCATCGAACCCGATCGGAATCTTGAAGACGTGATCGGTCTGGAGGGCGTGAAGACGAGGCTGCGGCAGGACCTTTTGCTGTGGAAGCAGGATGAAGTCGCGGCATTGCCAATGGGCTATCTGTTCTGCGGACCGGTCGGCACGGGCAAGACCTACCTCGCCGAATGCCTCGCCGGGGAAGCCGGGGTGCCGGTGGTCACGCTGCGGAATTTCCGCGACCGCTGGGTGGGTTCCACCGAGGCGAACCTGGAGAAGATCTTCGCGCTGCTCCATGCGCTCGGGCGCTGCATCGTCTTCATCGATGAGGCGGACCAAGCGCTGGGCCGGCGCGCCTCCGGTTCGGGCGACTCCGGAGTTTCCAGCCGCGTTTACTCGATGCTCGCCGCGGAAATGTCCGACACGCGCAATCGTGGCAAGATCCTGTGGGTGCTGGCCTCGAGCCGGCCGGACTTGATCGAGGTGGACCTGAAGCGTCCCGGCCGCATCGACGTGAAGGTGCCGATCTTCCCCACCGCCACGGCGGAGGAGGGGATGGTTCTGTTAGGCGCGCTGTGCAAGCGACGTGGCATCCCGCTCGATGACGCCGCGAAGACCGCGCTGTTGCCGCTGGTCCCGCCATGGCTGACGCCCGGTGCGGCGGAGGCGCTGGCGGTGAAAGCCTATCGCCTGACAAAGACCGGCACGCCGTCCCCGCAGGAAGCGCTGCGCGCCTGCCTGCAAGGCTATCTGCCGCCGGTCGATCCGCTCATCATCAAGGCGCAGATGCGGCTGGCGGCGGAGGAAGCGACCGATGCCGAATTCGTGCCCGCGGAGGTCCGCCGCTATCTCGACGCGACGTGA
- a CDS encoding RNA polymerase sigma factor: MAAERSHVSLFATTRWTLVGDAGAEDPARARDGLAELFRIYWPPLYRYVRRLGHGEHDAEDLVQGFFAHLWEGQSLRHADVDRGRFRAFLLGSLKHYLANEWRHAHRQKRGGFATRISIDRRDAETGLALDPADPRSPDALYDLEWAMALLDKVLADLEAEEEDFARWKQFLGMGSSRIAYAEIAENFGMTEGAARVAVHRLRKRYRHRLREEISRTLVSGDLVDEEMQALFAALSGQ, translated from the coding sequence ATGGCCGCGGAAAGATCCCACGTCTCACTCTTCGCCACCACCCGCTGGACCCTCGTCGGCGACGCGGGGGCGGAGGATCCGGCACGGGCGCGCGACGGGCTGGCGGAGCTGTTCCGCATCTACTGGCCGCCGCTCTACCGCTACGTCCGGCGACTCGGCCACGGCGAGCATGATGCGGAGGACCTGGTGCAAGGCTTCTTCGCCCACCTGTGGGAAGGCCAGAGCCTGCGCCATGCCGATGTCGACCGCGGGCGGTTCAGGGCATTCCTGTTAGGCTCGCTCAAGCACTACCTCGCGAATGAATGGCGGCACGCCCACCGGCAGAAGCGCGGCGGCTTCGCGACACGGATCTCCATCGACCGGCGCGACGCGGAGACGGGGCTCGCGCTCGATCCCGCGGATCCGCGCAGCCCGGACGCGCTGTATGACCTCGAGTGGGCGATGGCCTTGCTCGACAAGGTGCTGGCCGATCTGGAGGCAGAGGAAGAGGACTTCGCGCGGTGGAAGCAATTCCTCGGCATGGGCAGCAGCCGCATCGCCTACGCGGAGATCGCGGAAAACTTCGGCATGACCGAAGGCGCGGCCCGGGTGGCGGTGCACCGGCTGCGGAAGCGCTACCGCCATCGCCTGCGCGAGGAAATCTCGCGGACACTCGTCTCCGGCGATCTGGTGGACGAGGAAATGCAGGCGCTCTTCGCCGCGCTCTCGGGGCAGTAG
- a CDS encoding FecR domain-containing protein, whose amino-acid sequence MSRPSETLPLIHELVDGSIGKEDFARLQEILLRDPAARRDYYALLCTDQMLVDTYEMPDYLAAHAKVVTVPTVRRRKIGKVLLALAAVLVAGFFTAMVIHANTPRVTMTASADSHFLIDGKGATSNFWKKGEMLDVHNGMVVVRLNPSAEASIDGEASLRLTSNDGDLELRRGRTFFRAAADSPGFEVKVAGATVRHVGTDFGIRALDDGSCDVHVLGGSVEIKRPGTDTLVLSAGESASWRDGGPTRRAAAERLAFRQAPPVERVIFEDDFSEPPDTVLAGKQPDTGKPWNVVEQQGIMTAGGGRLDTSGGFRHLGAVFTDLPPGDGRQVWVASFTTTPPAVMADKKTRRSGIERITLKDANGKRLCSVVALARENHCWRLRDDVAGKESKLTRLSALDTHDLTLRYDPAAGKITLHAGTNAQGETLAELDTEASAMPSTLELWNDYGGDFALSRLTVRHVRYP is encoded by the coding sequence ATGAGCCGGCCAAGCGAGACCTTGCCGCTGATCCACGAGTTGGTTGACGGCAGCATCGGCAAGGAGGACTTCGCCCGGCTCCAGGAGATTCTGCTGCGCGACCCCGCAGCGCGGCGCGATTACTACGCGCTGCTGTGCACCGACCAGATGCTCGTGGATACCTACGAGATGCCGGACTATCTGGCCGCGCACGCCAAGGTGGTCACCGTCCCGACGGTCAGGCGGCGCAAGATCGGCAAGGTGCTGCTGGCCCTCGCCGCCGTGCTGGTGGCCGGATTTTTCACGGCCATGGTCATCCACGCGAACACGCCGCGGGTGACCATGACCGCCTCTGCGGACAGCCATTTCCTCATCGACGGAAAAGGGGCCACCTCCAACTTCTGGAAAAAGGGTGAGATGCTCGACGTCCACAACGGCATGGTGGTCGTGCGGCTGAATCCTTCCGCCGAGGCAAGCATCGATGGCGAAGCGAGCTTGCGGCTGACGAGCAACGACGGCGACCTCGAGCTGCGGCGTGGCCGGACCTTCTTCCGCGCGGCGGCGGATAGCCCGGGCTTCGAGGTCAAGGTGGCTGGCGCGACCGTGCGGCATGTCGGCACCGACTTCGGCATCCGCGCGCTGGACGATGGATCGTGCGACGTGCACGTGCTGGGCGGCAGCGTGGAAATCAAGCGGCCGGGCACGGACACGCTCGTGCTCTCCGCCGGTGAATCCGCCTCGTGGCGTGATGGCGGGCCGACCCGGCGGGCCGCGGCGGAGCGGCTTGCGTTCCGTCAAGCACCGCCGGTCGAGCGGGTAATCTTCGAAGACGACTTCAGCGAGCCGCCGGACACCGTGCTCGCCGGCAAGCAGCCGGACACGGGCAAACCGTGGAACGTCGTCGAGCAGCAGGGCATCATGACCGCAGGCGGAGGACGGCTCGATACATCGGGCGGCTTCCGCCACCTCGGAGCGGTCTTCACCGACCTTCCGCCAGGCGATGGTCGGCAGGTATGGGTGGCGAGTTTCACCACCACCCCCCCCGCCGTGATGGCGGACAAGAAAACCCGCCGCAGCGGCATCGAGCGGATCACGCTGAAGGATGCAAACGGCAAGCGCCTCTGCTCGGTGGTCGCCCTTGCCCGCGAGAACCACTGCTGGCGCCTGCGCGACGATGTCGCTGGCAAAGAGTCCAAGCTGACCCGCTTGTCCGCCCTGGACACCCACGATCTCACGCTGCGCTACGATCCCGCGGCGGGAAAGATCACCCTCCATGCCGGCACCAATGCCCAGGGAGAAACGCTGGCCGAGCTCGACACCGAAGCGAGCGCGATGCCCTCGACGCTGGAGCTTTGGAACGACTACGGCGGCGACTTTGCCCTGAGCCGACTCACCGTGCGGCACGTGCGCTATCCGTGA
- a CDS encoding sigma-70 family RNA polymerase sigma factor, with protein MDSSEENLDEFVSELTRCQMDLFYFIRALTGDMHAAYDIRQAVNMVLWKKREKFRPGSSFKNWSFQIAQLEVKSHLRKQRKSPLVNFDDKLFDLFATEFAETVDELPERRAALSNCLAKLTPKDTVLLRHRYWSGGSLETLANDTHRSVGTLKARLHQLRAGLRRCIEGQLHQPGSS; from the coding sequence ATGGACTCCAGCGAAGAGAATCTCGACGAATTCGTGAGCGAACTGACCCGCTGTCAGATGGATCTGTTCTATTTTATCCGCGCGCTGACCGGCGATATGCACGCGGCGTATGACATCCGGCAGGCGGTAAACATGGTGCTGTGGAAAAAGCGCGAGAAGTTCCGCCCGGGAAGCAGCTTTAAGAACTGGTCCTTCCAGATCGCGCAGCTCGAGGTGAAAAGCCACCTGCGCAAGCAGCGGAAGTCGCCGCTGGTGAATTTCGACGACAAGCTCTTCGACCTCTTCGCCACCGAGTTCGCCGAGACGGTGGACGAGTTGCCCGAACGCCGGGCCGCGCTTTCCAACTGCTTGGCCAAGCTCACCCCGAAGGACACCGTGTTGCTGCGCCACCGCTACTGGAGCGGCGGCTCGCTGGAGACACTGGCGAATGACACCCACCGCAGCGTGGGCACGCTCAAGGCGCGGCTCCATCAGCTCCGGGCCGGATTGCGGCGCTGCATCGAGGGCCAACTTCATCAACCCGGGAGTTCATGA